TGCTCGACGCCGTCGAACGTTCTGCGGCAGCCCATCCCGAAGTCGAGTTGCTGTCGGTGCGACGCCGGGTCGTCAGCTCGGAGGACTTCTGAGGTCGTCGACGACCCCGGCGGCAGCCGCGGCCCGGCGGTAGGCGGCCGCGAGGGACTCGACCGTCTCGTGCGCGTTCAGTCCGCTCGGGTTGGGGACCACCCAGAGTTCGGCCCCGTCCCACGTCTCGTCCTGCCGCCCCGGCACGGCATCGCGGCGCCCGAACGCGCTGCGATACGCGGTGATCCCGGCGACCGCGACAACCCGTGGGCGGATCTCACGAACCCGTTCGCGCAGGCGGCGTCCCCCCTTGCGGAACTCGTCGACGGTCAGTTCGGCGGCGGTCGCGGTGGCGCGTGGCACGACGTTGGTGATCCCCACGCCGCGGTCGAGCAGCATCGTCCGGTCGGTGTCGGACATGCCCGTCGATGCGTCGATCACGTGGTCGACGATGCCGGCCCGGGCGAGCGCCGGGTAGAACCGATTGCCGGGCCGGGCGAAATGCGCACCGGTGGCCGCGGTCCACAGGCCGGGGTTGATGCCGACGAACAGCAGCTTGCAGCCCTCGCCCACGAGGTCGTCGACGGTGCGGTCTCGGTAGGCGAGCAGGTCGGCCCGGGTGAATCCCATCAGGCACACCGGGTATCCGGCCGGGCGATGCGGGAACGCGTCAGGATGCCGTCTCCGCACCGTGTCGGGCCGACACGCAGAACTGGTTGCCGTCGGGGTCGGCGAGCGTCACCCACACGAAGCCGGGCATCTCACGATCGGCGATCCGGCTCGCGCCCGCCGCCACGAGTCGATCCACCTCCGTCTCGAGATCGTCGGTGGTCAGGTCGAGGTGGACGCGGTTCTTGCCGGGCGTGGGGTCCTCGACCTGCTGGAACGCGAACAGCGGCTCGCCCTCCCCGACCGCGACGACGATGAAGTAACCGTCGTTGTCCTCGACGATGCGGCCGCCGAGCTGCTCGGCCCACCACGTCGCCAGGGGCGCGGGCGCGAGTGCGTCGACGGTGATCATGCCCAGTGCGAGACTCATGCCTGCCAAGCTACTCCCGGCCACCGACATCCCCGGGCGGTCGCGGGCAGATCGTCGGCACGTTCGCCGCTAGCCGCCCGGAAGGACCCGATCACCACTTACACTCACGCTGATGCTCGAAATCTCCTATACGGTCTTGGGCGGCCTCGGGGCTCAGATCGGTTCCGACCCCGTCGAACTCGGCACGCGCAAGCAGCGGGCGACACTCGCCCAGCTGATCCTTGCCGAGGGTGTTCCGGTGCGCGCCGACAGTCTGATCGAGGGCATCTGGGGCGATTCGCCTCCGGAGCGCGCAGAGGTGTCGCTCCAGTCCTACATCTCGGGCCTGCGCAAAGTCCTCGAGCCGCATCGAAAGCCTCGGACTCCCTCCACGGTCCTGCTCACCCACGGGACGGGGTACAGCCTCCCGACGGCCGCCGACAACGTCGACGTGCGCCGGCTGACCGCCCGGGTCGGCGATGCTCGTGCATTGATGCAACAGGGCGACGCGGCGGGTGCCGCACCGCTGCTGCACCAGGTGCTCGCCGACTATCGTCCCCTGCTCCCCGAGTTCGAGGGCCTCGCCTTCCGGGACGAGGCCGCCGATCACCTCGACCGCATGCTGCAGGCGGCGCGGGAGATGTCCTTCGAGGCCCGCATGGCCGACGGCGACCACCGCCTGCTCGTCACCGAACTGGAGACCGAGGTCGAACGCGCGCCGCTCGACGAGGGTTTGTGGGTGCTGTTCGCCACCGCCCTCTACCGACTCGGCCGTCAGTCCGACGCACTCGGGGCGATCGCCACCGCCCGCCGGACCCTCGCCGAGGAGATCGGCGTCGACCCGGGACCCCGTCTCCGCACCCTCGAACGCGACATCCTCGACCACGCTCCGCATCTCGACGCCCCGGCCGCCACCGCCGCGGGCAAGGTGACGCTTGCGCCGGACGTCCCGACACCGGGCCCGCGGACGTCGGCGCAGTCGACGACGGACGAATCGGTCGACGACGCCGACCTCGACGACGCCCCGTCGGTGGTCGGCCGGACCGACGAACTCGCCGCGTTGCATCGGGCGGTGCTCGCCTCGATGACAGGACACGGCGGCGTGGTCGTGGTCGAGGGCGAACCGGGCGCGGGCAAGACGGCGCTCATCGACGAAGCCGGCCGTCGGGCCGCGGGCGCCGCCGACCTCCGGGTCCTGTGGGGGCGCTGCGTCGACGACCCGGCCGCACCCTCGATGTGGCCGTGGGTGCAGATCCTCGGTGCGGTCCTCCCCCGGCTCGATCCCGCCGATCGGGAACGACTCCTCGACAGTTCACTCGGCCGGATGGTGACCGAGGGCGTCAACGTGATCCCGCCGCCCCGGCAGATGCCCGACGCGGCCGCTCGATTCCAGTTCTACGACCAGGCCGCCGATCTCCTCGAGGGGGTGGCCGCAACGTCGAAGCTGATCATCGTGCTCGACGATCTGCAGTGGGCCGACGGTGCGTCTCTGGAGTTGTTCGCGCACATGGCCGCCCGACGCACCGCGGGGGTCACGTTCTTCGCCTCGTTGCGTTCGCCGTCGAACCGGCCCGTCGTCGCCACCACCCTGGCGACGCTGGCCCGGTTGCCGGAGCATCGCCGCCTCCACGTCGGCCCGCTCGGCGGCGACGACATCTCCGAGCTCATCCGGCGCGAGACCCGGCAGTGGCCGGAGGTCGCCACCGTGTCGTCGATCCAGCGACGCACCGGAGGCAACGCCTTCTTCGTGCGCGAACTCGCCCGCATCCTGGCCGACCGGGGGTCCATCGCGGGCAGCGCCGTCCCGTCCGGCATCCGTGATGTGGTGCGCCAGCGACTGGTCGGCATGTCCGCGGCGACGACCGAACTACTCGAACTCGCGTCCCTCATCGGGACCCGCGTGGACCTGGTCCTGCTGGCGACCGCCGCGAAGCGCCCGGTGGACGAGGCGCTCGACCTCCTCGAACCCGCGGGCGAGGCGGGTGTCATCGATCTCGGACCGGAGGATCCGTTCGGATTCGGCTTCAGTCACGACATCATCCGGGAGGCGATCGCGGACGGCATCGCCGCCATGCGCGCACGGCGACTGCATCTCGCGATCGCCGACG
The genomic region above belongs to Gordonia hongkongensis and contains:
- a CDS encoding VOC family protein — translated: MSLALGMITVDALAPAPLATWWAEQLGGRIVEDNDGYFIVVAVGEGEPLFAFQQVEDPTPGKNRVHLDLTTDDLETEVDRLVAAGASRIADREMPGFVWVTLADPDGNQFCVSARHGAETAS
- a CDS encoding BTAD domain-containing putative transcriptional regulator, with the translated sequence MLEISYTVLGGLGAQIGSDPVELGTRKQRATLAQLILAEGVPVRADSLIEGIWGDSPPERAEVSLQSYISGLRKVLEPHRKPRTPSTVLLTHGTGYSLPTAADNVDVRRLTARVGDARALMQQGDAAGAAPLLHQVLADYRPLLPEFEGLAFRDEAADHLDRMLQAAREMSFEARMADGDHRLLVTELETEVERAPLDEGLWVLFATALYRLGRQSDALGAIATARRTLAEEIGVDPGPRLRTLERDILDHAPHLDAPAATAAGKVTLAPDVPTPGPRTSAQSTTDESVDDADLDDAPSVVGRTDELAALHRAVLASMTGHGGVVVVEGEPGAGKTALIDEAGRRAAGAADLRVLWGRCVDDPAAPSMWPWVQILGAVLPRLDPADRERLLDSSLGRMVTEGVNVIPPPRQMPDAAARFQFYDQAADLLEGVAATSKLIIVLDDLQWADGASLELFAHMAARRTAGVTFFASLRSPSNRPVVATTLATLARLPEHRRLHVGPLGGDDISELIRRETRQWPEVATVSSIQRRTGGNAFFVRELARILADRGSIAGSAVPSGIRDVVRQRLVGMSAATTELLELASLIGTRVDLVLLATAAKRPVDEALDLLEPAGEAGVIDLGPEDPFGFGFSHDIIREAIADGIAAMRARRLHLAIADALAGNSSPHAVARVARHLWSAGPLADRERTTTALLAAGNIALRTYDFDGARRHLGDAATLARATGDQQAELVAITTQLAGDVAAHGYFAADPELQDRARILASALGDARLLATLDYARCAAHIQIADAHTGHRLAEDLRRRAERSDDPVVTHLGMHAAGIDEFTRGNFGAAHRILEDYAPIDVVVDGLRDDQLAMARGFRAWAVTVHRGVGAGRDLFAAMADAHPDPRSRLAMAIFAVGAASMLGDTRWVLDAGPAITSDGVGPLAYLRRGGERMYWWARALTGDLDDALEHIERLGADEVGMEDHPRTGEGYWLGLHAEVLVVAGKLTDAATLLERADDFADRTGERYADAHRLLVRARYEYANGRPASVVGATLATARDTARAQEADGLIRRIDSMATTWGLTSPA
- a CDS encoding mismatch-specific DNA-glycosylase, which codes for MGFTRADLLAYRDRTVDDLVGEGCKLLFVGINPGLWTAATGAHFARPGNRFYPALARAGIVDHVIDASTGMSDTDRTMLLDRGVGITNVVPRATATAAELTVDEFRKGGRRLRERVREIRPRVVAVAGITAYRSAFGRRDAVPGRQDETWDGAELWVVPNPSGLNAHETVESLAAAYRRAAAAAGVVDDLRSPPS